A stretch of DNA from Cryptomeria japonica chromosome 4, Sugi_1.0, whole genome shotgun sequence:
GTGAGGTCTAGGAATGATATAATAGCTTTATGAATTGTAGGAACTACAAGTTTGGTTATAGCCCATATTTACTATGAAAACTATGCTAAAAGGTATTCTATATGAAGAAATTAGGTTTAAAAGCTATTTTGTGGTAGGAAAGTCATAGTATATGACATATGAAGTGATCAAAGGGTAGAATATTGTGTTATGATAGCTGGATCATATGCTACCAATATTGTATGAGAATGGCAATAATGTGAAGTGTGTTCAACTAGGAGTTCCCCCTTCAAATAATTACATAACTaaaaacaataaaattaattttaaggtGGAATATAATGAAATTATTCCTATAGGGAAGAAGAATAAAAGAGTATATTACATGTGTATGAAACGTGCAAAATTATGCTTATGAAATGAAATAGTGCTCATTAGGGATTTTACATGATATGATGTAAAATCACATGAAgcatgcaaataaatatataatctTCTTAGTATgcataaaataagaaaaaaatatcatCACCATTTTAGGGAAGAGAATGAATCACCAACATCCTCCAAGCCTATAAAAATATGAATGCAAAAGAAGAattacaaatgaaaaaaaaaattggttcaaaATGGAATATACCTCAAAATATCAAGACTTTTCTTCATCCCTAGAATACCTTAAAATAATTATATGCCATATAAAATAAACTAGATACAAAGAGAAGAATAAATATGATATTTGACACCACTATATGCAGGTACCTACAAGGGTAAGATGGGTCCTCTACATGTAACTAATAAATACATATCAAACATGATGAAAAGAATAGAAACATAAATAAAAGTATACACACATGTATAGATGATACAAAGGAATGATTGTATCCTCATACACCAAATAGTTCACTTTATAATCTTGATTATAGCGGTAGCAAGAACAAGATGATAAAGGCATCATTGTGAGAATCATACTAAGAGAATTTCATCCACCTAAGTACAATGAATTAGTTATAAGAATACCATGATCCCTTTGATAATAGACAAAGGTATGCATGAATAATATCATGAATATAGATGTTTGTTATGGGATATCCATTGAGTATTCATAAATTTATTCTCTAACATATGTATGTAATTACAATCAATACATACAATGAGTTGTAGTTGCTCACTACTATACACATTATTGTGAGTAGTAAGAATTGCAAGTTGATGCTCAATTTTATGaatagctttgataacattttggaTTTTCTTAATCTAGGTAGGGAGAAGAGATTTTCATTAAAGTTTACAAAATAGACAAAAGGTTTCCACATTATTTATTAATAGACCATCTCGTATGAGGGTAATAGCCttcttaatatatttttatttaatagacATTCTAATATAGATTGCATCACCAATGAGACCTTCAAATAGATTTTGAGAGATATCCCAATACAATAGAAGTAGAAACCTAAAACACAAGGTTCAATAGTAAATTGATAACATTCATACCCCAAGAAAAGTCAAAAATAGTTATAATGGTGTTGTATATGAAGTATTCAAGGAGTTCAATATGTTTGGTGTGTTTCTCCTTGATAATATTTTGAATTACCTCTTCTTCTATGTCATTTTTTGATACAAAAAACTCCCTCAACTAATCAATCAAAGAACATTAAGAATAATTACACTTTCATCCATGTATCTTTAGGAATTATGGTTTGTGTTTACAACTAATTACTTGAAACATTCTAAGGATATGTGAAAATCCTATTCTGAAAGATCTCAAAGTAGTGGCCAACGAACAAGAATAAAAAAGGAGTTAAAATCCTCTACATGTTTAGTTGTGCCAAACCAATTAGGGTgatcatatataaatatattataatgaaACTACTTGACAATGTGGGTATTTCTCTATAGACATGTTCTTAATTAGATAGAACAAGAACCCTAATAAATACAACACATATGGCTTACTTATTGGACACTCTTGATTTTTGGTTCAGAGAGAATATATTCATACTTATAAATATGTAAATACTTAAAATGAAAGATAATTTGTTCATTTTATATATTTATTCTAACTGATGAACATAAGGATTTTGAATTGTTCCTTGTTCAGGGTTATAGAGTCACTTCAAGTAGTCATTAAACACAACTATAAAAAGAAAATTTATATCATAGATCTCTTAATATTAATGTATGACATTAATATCCCCAATTTTTGTCTAACTATAGTTCTACTTTTAGATCCTTAACAATTAATTCAAATCTTTATATCATACCTAAAGCTATTTATCTTTtccttgaaaagatgaaaaaataacaTATACTCCATGGAAATGATATAGAGATGAAAATAATTAAACATTTTTATTAAACTTTCAAAATAGATTGACTAAAAAATTTAGGAGACAACTATAGTATAATTTCTATATTATATTACTCATTCTAAACAAAGGATTGATCTACAAGTATTCAATAACTAAACAACCACTTCTTTTATAACTTCTGAACCAAGCACATGATAATATAGCAACTAACttgatagaattattttgaaaattttgaaaatattagaATCTATGTATACTACCTCAAATCTCCATTTTATAGGagcaagggagcaacaagcttcaattCATGTACACATCACAAttatatttgaaaaaagaaaaagattaGAGAATATGTCAAAGACATCTTTGAGAAACTACTAGACAAAATAGAAATTTCTCATTGAGAAAAAGAATGTTGGAGCTCCAAAAATTGTAGGTGATGGGCTcaaaacttgaggaagattctccACCTTCAAAATTGACTACAACTAAGATGATGCTATTGTAACTGCACTATGGAGAATGTGATTGCAAAATTATGAAGTGTCATGGAAGTCCCTTTTTAAGATAAATGAAATGCATATcaaatgtatcttcatttcatttaATTCAAAATCCAAACTTGGAGCCCACATTGAAGAAAGGTGGTCCTCAAGATGATTGattgaaataaaatcaaaatatgtattcattttatttaaatttcaaaatgtGAACATGGGATAAAGATGTGGAATGGTGGGGCCCTAAGTGATGGTTGAGTTGAAATGTAGATTAAGTTTTTATTCTTTTTCGTTTTAATGTTCAAAAATTCTATCCATCACAATGTGGTTGGCAAGGGCCAAGTGTTTGTGATACTCATCTCCCAACAGTCCTGATGCAGAAATTTTTGGCAAAACTGAGCAACAAACTCAAAATAAATTCACTTCAATAATCTCTAATGAGAATTTTATTCATATCACAAATGCTGCAcataaactcttcttgcattgatgTTAAGTACAAGGCTTCATTTGTACATGAAACAAAACTAACTCCAACTTAAAATAGATTCATTCAAATCTATCCTTGTTTTAGAAAAAATATCCAAACTACTTACTCTACATGCTAAAATAAATAGATTTAGGATTATTAGAGAGATGTTTGGAATTTATAAAGGAAAAACAAATTTCTCCGCACACTCAACAATCTAGAAATATCTAGAATGTGACAACGTTAAACTACCAAGGAACAAAAGACTTTTTCATGGGCTCCTATCCATGAGTTCATCAATTCTACTTCCATACTTAGATATACCTAAAGTTGTCATCCATGTAGCTTCTTCAAGTGAGTGCTATTTACATTTGACGAAGTATTGAAGATACTCTTTGTTTTTTGGTCTTATTTACCACTTTCTTGTACAAAATCGCTTTAGGTTGCTTTGGCATCTCTATGGACAATTGTTGCTTCCACTCAATGATCTAATATCCACCTATTTTAGGAACATGAATTGTTTTCCTTCACCTTTGTAAAGGTATAGATCTGCAACATTAAGGTAGGAGAAATTTCAATGCCTTTTGGAAGTTCTATCTCATATGCATTGCTAGAAAATCTCCTTAGAACCCTACAAGGACCAATTTTCTTAACTTTAACTTGTTGTACTCACCCTTTAGAAACTGCTTCTTTTTTAGTAGCTGGGTAATCATGAGTTATAGTTACCAATAATGTTGCACAATTGCTCTAATTAGTAATTTTTTTCTCAACTACTGAGTATATACAAGTGGGCACCTATTGACACAATACATAAACTTTTATTGGACTTTAAATTAGCATGTTCCATTGAATGGTTATTAGAACATGGATGATAATTGAACCCCTTCCCCTATAATAATTTAATAGTTTTAACTATAAAACAAGTATTTAAAACACCAATACAAAGTAAAGTACCACGAAAACTTAAAACAAAATATAGAGTCTAATATATAACTGAGTCAAACAAAGACAACAATTTCTACATTCATTAATTTGAGTTAAACTTAAGAAGGTGCATTCATTAGTTTCTCTTAATCCAACAATAATAATTTAACAATTTTAACTATACAATGAGTATTTAAAACAAAATTGGGTAACACGAAAGTTGAAGATATAAAGTCAAGTCAAACAAAGGCAAGAATTTCTAATAAATGTCTGCCATCTCGAAGATGAGACTGAGATTTCAAAATGCTTCATTTGTGGAATAAAAGAGCTACGTAACGACTTGTTAGCTTGACTTTGAATGATTCTTAAAGGACCGGATCAAACACCCGGAAACACCGAATGCGCTCCTTGTCAAAACTCAAGAGGGGAAAATAGCGCGTAAACGCGTTATGTCTTCTTCCAAATGCACATTAGCCAATCTATAAATACGGGCAAGAGGAGGAAGCTTGATAGATACAAATCCAAGCAAGTATAATAGAGaggaagagaaataatagagatggAGAGTGAAAGAAAAGCAGTATTAGTGTTGGTTTTGGCAGTAGGGATTGCTGTATTGGTTGGGAGTGTTTCTGCACAGAATTGTGGGTGTTCGAGCAATTTGTGCTGCAGCAAGTGGGGATACTGCGGCACTGGAGATGATTACTGCGGCACTGGCTGCAAAGAAGGGCCATGTTCCACCTCCCCCACTCCCTCCACTCCCACCACTGGCGGTGCTGTCTCCTCCATCATCAGCAAGGATTTCTTTGACGCCATTCTCAACGCTGCAGACAGCTCCTGTGCTGGAAAGAGCTTCTACACATACGATGGCTTCATCCAGGCTGCCAACGCCTACTCTGGCTTCGGCACCACTGGATCTTCTGACGACGCCAAGAGAGAACTCGCTGCCTTCTTCGCCCATGTCACCCACGAGACTGGATGTACGTAATCATCTATTTCAATGACTACGAATATTGTTGTTCAAATCTCGCATAACTTGTGATGACTGATGAGTATTGTGCTTTTGTAGCTTTCTGTTACATTGAAGAGATCAACGGGGCATCCAAAGATTACTGCGATGAAACCAACACTCAGTATCCATGTGTTGCAGACAAAGGCTACTTCGGCCGGGGACCCATCCAGCTATCGTGGTAATTAATCAATTCTGTTCGCTTAAGCTTTATACTTTGTTCTGTTGCGCTCTCTTCCCACTTCACACTAATGAGATTGAGTTGAGtattgcaggaacttcaactatgGTCCAGCAGGAAAGGACATTGGGTTCGACGGGTTGAATGAGCCGGAGAAGGTAGCGCAAGACGCCACCATTTCGTTCAAGACAGCAGTGTGGTTTTGGATGAAACAGAGCAACTGCCACAGCGCAATCACCTCTGGACAGGGATTCGGTGCCACAATCCAAGCTGTCAATGGCGATGTTGAATGTAACGGTCGTAAACCAGACATCGTGAACACGCGTATAAATTACTACAAAAACTACTGCCAGAAGTTGGGAGTAGATCCAGGCTCCAACCTCTCCTGCTAACTTCACCTCATCTCACCTCATATATCTCCAATTACATTTACAAGAAGAAAATAAGACGACAGATGAACATTCTGCCCTACTGTCATGTCCATTTGCTAAACAAAATAAAATTTCCAAGTGAAATAAACGATGTTGTCaagattttaatattaaaatagtttaacagtttgttttgaaaatttgtttgatttagtatgatgtgaTGGAACAAAAATATGTGATGAAGCAGAAATTCAATAGTACATGAAATACTGTTGTTTGTTCGTTCCTGTCATAGAATTATAAGGAGGCTGCAGTTCTTGGCAagcaattaaaattgtttatttgcTACTgccaatcaaaataattcaaagtGAGTTTCATATATGAGGTTGGATAGTGTAGGATTATATTTTTTTCTCACTAAAAGTGAGTTTCATATATGAGATTAATTAGCTAAACTTAAAATATCACAAATCTTCTTGTTATAATATCTCATTTGTTATTTGTTATAAATTTCCATGGAGCGATAAGGTGTGCATGGATTGATAAAAAAGGTGATGATAAAGAAGAAGACTAGATAGGAcgacacaaggagatataagggtgttaatGTCGAACATATCTGAGGATGAGGTCCCTCAAAAATGTGGTCttactggttcatagctctagttaAAAGCGATTTGGCTTCGACCCCTTACCAatcgttttatatatatataatttgtcaCTATGTGGTTCCTATAAAGCCAAGAATTGGCAACTGAATGTCATATCATCCTTTAAGGAACaaaatcctttattttttaattCCACTATCAtatcattttgaaataaaaaaaaataggcTCAAGAAGGAGGGGAACACTTAATATTTTTGAGTTTAGAATTGCTCAAGTATACAACAAATTGCACAATTTCTCTAGTTAAGCTAGGGGCAACTTCATCTTAATGAATAGTTCCCTTAATTTTGAAAGAGATTCCCTTATAATTAACTAAGTTTATATAAAATGGAAGCTTTTCTTTTATCCAAGAAAACAAAATAGATATAGGGGCATCATGGCCAAAATTAAAAATTGCATACATTTTGTGTAGTCATAAAATTTTaaagttcaaaaattttgttgATCATTTCTTTTAAAAGTTGTTCACCTTCACCTTCAAGAACATTTAATAGATATCCAACATAGGAAAGAGGATTTGAGTAGATTTATAACAATTCAACTTGGTATTTTGATACTCCCAACAATTAATATGCTAGTTTTTGTGACCATGAGAATTTTGAGCAATATTTTTTGGAACAATTAGAAGGAGGGAAGAATATAGAATGTACTAAAAATGCACGCAAAATAAGAGATAACACAAAGGTATGTACATGTAATTAAAATATTAAGAATTCAACAAGTAATATAAGCCTTTAAGCTAGATAAtcacaaaaaaatattgaaagagaaagagaaggccaCATGATAGAGGATCCAATGCTAATGCATGGACAAAAAAGAGAGTAATTAAATAATGACATATTTTTCAATAAGGAAAGAGGTCATAAAAGGGGATTTCATTCTCCATCAAATGATGGAGTCATCATAGGGGTGCTGGATATTGTCAAttattatataggagaaaaataatTAGCAAGAAGAGGAGACTCATAAAATGACACTAAATGGATCAAAATTAGTGTTTAGACTAAATATTGATGATGtttgtaaatattattttaaaaggtGGAATTCTAAAGTATGCACTTTTATTCCTTCAATCAAAAAAATCTTATAGTTTGGTGTGCataatttgtgagatttttaaattgaatattttagtaatatacataatttaatttattttaataatttaaccaTGCATGCATGGAATAATAGTGAATTTGATGAAGATTGTTAATTAAAGAAGTGTATATTGATGAATTTAAGCATATTTAAAATATGGTAGAAAAGTTAAGAGAGATCACACTCGATTTAGATTTCTAGAATGAAGCTATGTGAAAAAAACACACAAAGTAATCATATAAAAAGAAGACATAGAAATAGATGTTCAACATATATATAAATACGTGATCAAAGGATATACTTTTAagcatatttttaaatttttaaattttatttgatacAAGAGAGTAGACtcgttaataaaaaaataatataaatgtacatttaacaaaaccttttgcaattttttttccaaattaatttttttatatatggtTTTATATTGTTATACTTTCCATTTCTAGCCATTTATCTCTTGTAGAAAATCTCCAAATTAATAAAACCTAAAAAAaagtttttattattttctttaaatttattttttatatattgagACTATTGAAATTATGAATATTGCGATTTCATAAGTTTGGATTTGAAATTGAAAACTTGACATTTAGATTTTTTATTCTAGATAGAAATTTGAAGCTTTGGTATTTAGATTGCTTAGTATTTAAACTTTTTGGGTGTGGGTATTGTTACTGTTGGCATGGGTTCCTTAGGATATGTGTATTTAGAAGGGTTATGGGATGGGTTTATGGGTTAAGATTCATAGGATTAGGTGGATGGTATGGAGGATTAAAGTTAATATAAATTGGTGGATGATTTGATATTTGAGGGTTTATATgagttaagggatttgattttaTAGATTAGGATGTAGAAGGGTTAATGGATGGATAGATAGgtgaggatttaaatgatgaatagATGGTTCGATTGTTTAGGATTTATAAATTCTTTGAGGGATATTTTGATTCAACAGGATATTTATGGTTTTATAGGTTAGAATTTATATGGTTGGATGAATGTTTTAATGGATAATTTGGAAGGTTTATTTTGTGCAAGTGTTTAAGGTTGTAATTTATTGGAAGATTGGCCTCTATATTTATAAGGCAGTTAACCAtcacttttttaaaaattttaaggaGAAAGTGATCGAGTTGGATGCAACCTTGAATAGTGTTGGGGAAACCATTTGGGTATTACTA
This window harbors:
- the LOC131855976 gene encoding chitinase 6-like, whose product is MESERKAVLVLVLAVGIAVLVGSVSAQNCGCSSNLCCSKWGYCGTGDDYCGTGCKEGPCSTSPTPSTPTTGGAVSSIISKDFFDAILNAADSSCAGKSFYTYDGFIQAANAYSGFGTTGSSDDAKRELAAFFAHVTHETGSFCYIEEINGASKDYCDETNTQYPCVADKGYFGRGPIQLSWNFNYGPAGKDIGFDGLNEPEKVAQDATISFKTAVWFWMKQSNCHSAITSGQGFGATIQAVNGDVECNGRKPDIVNTRINYYKNYCQKLGVDPGSNLSC